The Streptomyces sp. HSG2 genome has a segment encoding these proteins:
- a CDS encoding 8-amino-7-oxononanoate synthase, giving the protein MAFDWIDEQAARRRRAGLTRGLRPRSADCRLLDLAGNDYLGLARHPEVVAGAVRAARTWGGGATGSRLVTGTTELHGELERELAAFCGFEAALVFSSGYAANLAAVTALAPHGSRIVSDAGNHASLIDGCRLAAGGVQVVPHADPDAVDKALSGHDGPAVAVTDTVFSVDGDAAPLVALARVARTHGAGLVLDDAHGLGVLGAGGRGAPHAAGLAGDPSVVATVTLSKSLAAQGGAVLGPTRVVSHLVDTARTFIFDTGLAPASAGAALAALRVLRREPERAVRARTVAAGLHARLTAAGLPCARPDAAVVSVRAPSAEDAVRWASDCRSAGLAVGCFRPPSVPDGVSRIRLTARADLDDARVEQAVTTLLTTAPGSGVRPG; this is encoded by the coding sequence GTGGCGTTCGACTGGATCGACGAGCAGGCGGCACGGCGTCGCCGCGCGGGACTGACGCGCGGCCTGCGCCCCCGTTCCGCGGACTGCCGGTTGCTCGACCTCGCCGGCAACGACTACCTCGGACTGGCGCGGCATCCGGAGGTCGTCGCCGGAGCGGTCCGGGCGGCGCGAACCTGGGGCGGCGGCGCCACCGGGTCCCGCCTGGTCACCGGGACCACCGAACTCCACGGCGAGTTGGAGCGCGAGTTGGCCGCCTTCTGCGGTTTCGAGGCGGCGCTCGTCTTCTCCTCGGGGTACGCCGCCAACCTCGCGGCCGTCACCGCGCTCGCGCCGCACGGCTCCCGCATCGTCTCGGACGCCGGCAACCACGCCTCGCTCATCGACGGTTGCCGGCTGGCCGCCGGAGGCGTCCAGGTCGTCCCGCACGCCGACCCGGACGCCGTGGACAAGGCACTGTCCGGCCACGACGGGCCGGCGGTCGCCGTGACGGACACCGTCTTCTCCGTGGACGGGGACGCCGCCCCGTTGGTCGCGCTGGCACGGGTGGCCCGGACTCACGGGGCCGGACTCGTGCTCGACGACGCGCACGGCCTCGGCGTGCTCGGCGCCGGGGGACGCGGCGCCCCCCACGCGGCCGGGCTGGCCGGCGACCCCTCCGTGGTGGCCACGGTGACGCTGTCCAAGTCGCTCGCCGCGCAGGGCGGCGCCGTCCTCGGACCGACCCGCGTCGTGTCCCACCTCGTCGACACGGCCCGCACGTTCATCTTCGACACGGGGCTCGCGCCCGCGTCGGCGGGCGCGGCGCTCGCCGCCCTCCGCGTGCTGCGCCGCGAACCCGAGAGGGCGGTCCGGGCCCGGACGGTCGCGGCGGGGCTGCACGCCCGGCTCACGGCGGCGGGCCTGCCCTGCGCCCGACCGGACGCGGCCGTCGTCTCGGTACGGGCTCCCTCCGCCGAGGACGCGGTGCGCTGGGCGTCGGACTGCCGATCCGCAGGTCTTGCCGTGGGCTGCTTCCGCCCGCCGTCCGTGCCCGACGGAGTCTCCCGGATCAGGCTGACGGCGCGCGCGGACCTGGACGACGCCCGAGTCGAACAGGCGGTGACCACTCTCCTCACGACGGCACCCGGATCCGGCGTCCGCCCGGGGTGA